The Chitinophaga parva genomic sequence CGGATCATGTTCGTTCTCGTCCAGCTGCAGCCAGAGGTAGGAGAGCGGGTCCGGTGAATTGTTGTAATAGGTAATGGTTTCAGCACCGGTCAGTTGCTGGTGGATATCGTCCAGGGTAGCGCTGATATCGTAGTCAGCGCGTTGCTGCCAGTACTGCGGGCCGGGCGCCCCGGACGCGGAGCGGTAGCCATTCGGGTCAGGGAGGATGGTACCCAGCTGCTCAAAGCGGTTACCATGGTTAGATCCAGGATTGTTCATGATATCCTGTGCATGGGCCCATGTAGCAGCGCTTATCCCCAAGGCGAGGCATAGCGTTCTTTTTGTCATAAGCAATTCGAGAGTTTAGATGTGGTTGAGTGCTTTTATGTTGCGCTAAAAAAAATCAGTTGGCAGTGGCCAGTACGTACCCGCGTTCAATCACCATTTGCAGGGCTACGCCAAAGATGGCCGACGAAATAAAGAAACACCAGTTGCGCAGCGATACCTGGAATACGCCCGTAACCAAAGCGGCCAGCAGCAATACGCAAATAACAATAACGATCTGCCCGCATTCCAGTCCCAGGTTAAAGGCCAGTAAAGGCTGCACAATATTGGTACCGGTGCCCAGCAGGCTTTTGAGGTAATTGGAAAACCCCAGTCCGTGTATGAGCCCGAAGAAGAGGGCAAAAAAATAATTCAGCTGCACGCCACCTTTTGCGGAAGCGGCATATGTCATTTTGAGCCGTCCTGTTTTAGACGAATAACCGGGAATGCCACGCGCAGGCGAAGCGGGCTTCCGGACAATGTTAGAAAATGCCGTGATCAGAATGGTAACCGGTATCAGGAATTCGATCAGGTTTCGGTTGACGTGCAAATAGCTTAACACACTTAGCGCCAGGGTAATGGAATGCCCAACGGTAAAGGCGGTGACCAGCACCAGTACTTTCTTCCAGTCTTGCAATAGGTAAAGCGCACACAGCGCCGTCACAAATAGAATATGATCGTAACCTCGCCAATCCAGGATATGCTGCCACCCCGTCTCAAAATACAATCCAAACTCCTGCATTGCCTATATTTGTATTTGTCTAATTTTGGTAATGATAAAAAGATTGCCGTAATAATTCAAATTTTTAGCGTTCAATGGGACTATTATTATGTAAATGGTTGGTGCCGGCGTGGTTGACACTGTTCCATCCTTTCTTCGTGAGTGTTACGGAAATCCGCCATGATGCGGCAAAGAAAGAGCTGCAGGTGAGTTGCCGTATCTTCTATGACGACCTGGAAAATGCGCTGAAAACCAGGTATAAGACCCGGGTGGATATCCTGCACCCCGCGGATAAAAAAGCGGTGGATGCCCTGGTGGCAGACTACCTGTCCAAACACCTCACCATCACTGTGAACGGCAAACCGGTGGCGGCCAAGTACCTGGGCTACGAGATCCAGGAGGAAGCTGCCTGGTGTTACCTGGTAGCGGGGGACGTAGGGAATGTGAAGCAGGTGCAGCTCAAAGATGATATCCTCTATGAGGAGCACCCCGAGCAGATCAATATGATCCATGTGATCGTAGGCGGGGAGCGCAAAAGCACGAAGCTGGATAACCCCGCCACTGCGGCTTCCTTCGCCTTCTAGCAGGGACCTCACACGTTTGTGTAAGCCGGAACCAGCGCCCGGCGGGCATTACAAGCGGGATAAAATTTTTTTTCATTGTTTCTTTTAGCTGCTGTAGCAACGGTTTTACCGGCTAGAGTGAGGATTTGCAGGGCCTTCGCTACATATATTACCTGTAAAACATATATTTTTTGGAAGTCAAATAAAACGATTTAGCAAAAAGGATAACCCTTATGCATTTTAATTCGCGGAAAATAACTAAGTTCGTGTGCTAAATCGATTTTGTTTCATCCGCCCCGCAAACTTTTTTTCATAACGGAAACTATGTGAATGAGACGGCCGCCGCATTTTTGTGGTGGCTTTTTTCTTGAACAGGAACGGGGAACTTCTTTTTACAGACGTTCCCCGTTTTGGGCTTTTATAGCCGGGTATCCCTTTACAGTTGTTCCCTGTCTTGCTTTTATAAAATGCGCTGTTACAGCATGCCTTTAATCTCGTTCAGCTTCATCA encodes the following:
- a CDS encoding HupE/UreJ family protein, translated to MQEFGLYFETGWQHILDWRGYDHILFVTALCALYLLQDWKKVLVLVTAFTVGHSITLALSVLSYLHVNRNLIEFLIPVTILITAFSNIVRKPASPARGIPGYSSKTGRLKMTYAASAKGGVQLNYFFALFFGLIHGLGFSNYLKSLLGTGTNIVQPLLAFNLGLECGQIVIVICVLLLAALVTGVFQVSLRNWCFFISSAIFGVALQMVIERGYVLATAN
- a CDS encoding DUF6702 family protein, with translation MGLLLCKWLVPAWLTLFHPFFVSVTEIRHDAAKKELQVSCRIFYDDLENALKTRYKTRVDILHPADKKAVDALVADYLSKHLTITVNGKPVAAKYLGYEIQEEAAWCYLVAGDVGNVKQVQLKDDILYEEHPEQINMIHVIVGGERKSTKLDNPATAASFAF